One Streptomyces sp. R28 DNA window includes the following coding sequences:
- a CDS encoding Kelch repeat-containing protein, which yields MPRTSPLTAVAGLPAPASAEAAPALAAEGSWAPAGDLPQSGYFALPDAAAVVLGEAYGHRVLIAGGEDAARTAQRGVALFDPIEKKWEPTGSLSVARRLHSTTKLADGRVLVVGGLTGPFTRPFAPLSSAEIYDPGTKTWKTTGGALHEARFSHSAIALGDGRVLVTGGLAPRDALTEMSLSSAEIYDPVKDEWTQVPPMHDARSGHPTVALDRGRVLVVGGMLAIGRGLYTALAFCEVYDPAAGPERHLDPDREPPTGPQGPRGGPAGRRIGPGHRRGQHGRAARLDVQRLQPVGQRAVQPGERHLERGRVDVGRP from the coding sequence ATGCCACGAACCAGTCCCCTCACCGCCGTCGCCGGCCTGCCCGCCCCTGCCTCCGCCGAGGCCGCCCCCGCGCTGGCGGCAGAGGGCAGTTGGGCGCCCGCCGGTGACCTGCCGCAGTCCGGGTACTTCGCGCTGCCGGACGCCGCGGCGGTCGTGCTCGGCGAGGCGTACGGCCACCGGGTGCTGATCGCGGGCGGCGAGGACGCGGCCCGTACGGCGCAGCGCGGTGTGGCGCTCTTCGACCCGATCGAGAAGAAGTGGGAGCCGACCGGCTCGCTGTCGGTGGCCCGACGGCTGCACAGCACGACGAAACTCGCCGACGGCCGCGTCCTCGTGGTGGGCGGGCTCACCGGCCCCTTCACCCGCCCCTTCGCCCCGCTCTCTTCCGCCGAGATCTACGACCCCGGCACCAAGACTTGGAAGACCACCGGCGGAGCCCTGCACGAGGCCCGCTTCTCCCACTCCGCGATCGCGCTGGGCGACGGCCGTGTGCTCGTCACCGGAGGTCTCGCACCGCGCGACGCACTCACCGAGATGTCCCTGTCCTCCGCAGAGATCTACGACCCCGTCAAGGACGAGTGGACCCAGGTCCCGCCCATGCACGACGCCCGCAGCGGCCACCCCACGGTCGCCCTCGACCGCGGCCGGGTCCTGGTCGTGGGCGGCATGCTCGCCATCGGCCGCGGGCTCTACACCGCCCTGGCGTTCTGCGAGGTGTACGACCCCGCGGCCGGCCCCGAACGGCACCTGGACCCCGACCGGGAGCCTCCAACTGGCCCGCAAGGCCCACGAGGCGGTCCGGCTGGGCGACGGATCGGTCCTGGTCACCGGAGGGGACAGCACGGGCGCGCTGCACGACTGGACGTACAACGCCTACAGCCAGTGGGTCAGCGAGCGGTACAACCCGGCGAACGGCACCTGGAGCGAGGCCGAGTCGATGTCGGTCGGCCGTAG
- a CDS encoding Kelch repeat-containing protein, with amino-acid sequence MTRSSALVGGGLPSVAAGSAVGGWTTVGPLPSPRQWPSSQESAVLLDDGTALAAGGAVVRGTGTGECLLFDPKSRSWQPTAGMAQPRLLHSLTKLEDGKVLAVGGMPQTDSLPFTYLATAELYDPARKTWTSAGKLAIPRALHTATLLPGGKVLVAGGTGDQTPGVRRNLRSAEVYDPGSRTWTEVEPMTDARSDHRAVRLTDGRVLLVGGYAGADLYLHVPQSFCELYDPVTGSWAPTGSLRLPRGGHQATPLVDGTVLVTGGFAVTMRRARMYSAHSLWQTELYNPGSGLWTPSGNMPTGRSGHRAVPLRSGRVLVLGGTDAATSDVGYAAAIVYDPRTRAWTPAAGLATGRFYCSATLLATERCWPPGEPYGRAWRIRSTPGTSCPAPANSSPNRGSRGSAVSAATADLSPAAPHRSAAAARPPRP; translated from the coding sequence ATGACACGTTCGAGCGCCCTGGTCGGGGGTGGGTTGCCGTCCGTCGCCGCGGGGTCGGCCGTCGGTGGCTGGACCACCGTCGGCCCGCTGCCGTCGCCGCGGCAATGGCCGTCCTCGCAAGAGAGTGCAGTGCTGCTGGACGACGGGACGGCGCTGGCCGCCGGGGGCGCGGTGGTCCGCGGCACCGGCACCGGGGAGTGCCTGCTCTTCGACCCCAAGAGCCGCAGCTGGCAGCCCACCGCAGGAATGGCACAGCCCCGGCTGCTGCACTCCCTGACCAAGCTGGAGGACGGCAAGGTCCTCGCGGTGGGCGGCATGCCGCAGACGGACAGCCTGCCGTTCACGTACCTCGCCACCGCCGAGCTCTACGACCCGGCCCGCAAGACCTGGACCTCGGCCGGAAAGCTCGCCATTCCCCGCGCCCTGCACACCGCGACCTTGCTCCCGGGCGGAAAGGTGCTGGTGGCGGGCGGCACCGGCGACCAGACCCCTGGCGTACGGCGCAACCTGCGCTCGGCCGAGGTGTACGACCCGGGCTCCCGCACCTGGACCGAGGTCGAGCCGATGACCGACGCCCGCTCGGACCACCGCGCGGTCCGGCTGACCGACGGCCGGGTGCTGCTGGTCGGCGGCTACGCGGGCGCGGACCTCTATCTGCATGTACCCCAGTCGTTCTGCGAGCTGTACGACCCGGTGACCGGCTCCTGGGCCCCGACCGGAAGCCTCCGCCTGCCCCGCGGCGGTCACCAGGCCACGCCGCTGGTCGACGGCACGGTCCTCGTCACCGGCGGATTCGCCGTCACCATGCGCCGGGCACGGATGTACTCCGCGCACAGTCTGTGGCAGACCGAGCTCTACAACCCGGGCTCCGGCCTGTGGACGCCGAGCGGCAACATGCCCACCGGCCGATCCGGCCACCGCGCGGTGCCGCTGCGCTCGGGCCGGGTCCTGGTCCTGGGCGGGACGGACGCGGCCACCAGTGACGTGGGGTACGCCGCCGCCATCGTGTACGACCCGAGGACCCGCGCCTGGACCCCAGCCGCCGGACTGGCCACCGGTCGCTTCTACTGCTCCGCGACCCTGCTGGCGACGGAACGGTGCTGGCCGCCGGGGGAACCGTACGGTCGGGCATGGCGGATCCGGTCTACGCCCGGGACCTCCTGTCCGGCACCAGCGAACTCTTCACCGAATAGGGGGAGTCGGGGGAGTGCGGTCAGTGCGGCGACAGCTGATCTCTCGCCCGCAGCACCGCATCGGTCAGCAGCCGCAGCGAGGCCGCCTCGTCCGTGA
- a CDS encoding IclR family transcriptional regulator C-terminal domain-containing protein, with protein MAAATAPGELEAVLPVRSGMTFPWNTAAGKVLVAGAGNSGVRPGLPVLETTGSWSREAARIRDAGFAVDHGDVVDGVRCVAAPVHDRRGAVVAALCAITDEAASLRLLTDAVLRARDQLSPH; from the coding sequence ATGGCCGCCGCGACGGCGCCCGGCGAGTTGGAGGCCGTCCTGCCCGTGCGCAGCGGCATGACCTTTCCCTGGAACACCGCCGCCGGGAAGGTGCTCGTCGCCGGAGCGGGTAATTCGGGTGTGCGGCCTGGGCTGCCGGTGCTCGAGACGACCGGGTCCTGGTCGCGGGAGGCGGCGCGGATCCGGGACGCCGGGTTCGCCGTCGACCACGGCGATGTCGTGGACGGCGTGCGGTGCGTGGCGGCTCCCGTACACGACCGCCGCGGTGCCGTCGTCGCCGCGCTCTGTGCGATCACGGACGAGGCGGCCTCGCTGCGGCTGCTGACCGATGCGGTGCTGCGGGCGAGAGATCAGCTGTCGCCGCACTGA
- a CDS encoding helix-turn-helix domain-containing protein produces the protein MEQVGQARLTTLATAAGLPKTTARRLLEQLVELGAVERSGGVFRMGPRIFRLGASWQPSPGLLAAARRPVRELARADRGDGGSVRAGGGPYDGRRDGARRVGGRPARAQRHDLSLEHRRREGARRRSG, from the coding sequence ATGGAGCAGGTCGGCCAGGCGCGGTTGACCACCTTGGCCACCGCCGCGGGTCTGCCGAAGACCACAGCGCGCAGGCTCTTGGAGCAGCTGGTGGAGCTGGGCGCGGTGGAGCGGTCCGGCGGGGTGTTCCGGATGGGGCCGCGGATCTTCCGGCTGGGCGCGAGCTGGCAGCCCTCCCCGGGGCTGCTGGCGGCGGCCCGCAGACCGGTGCGCGAACTGGCGCGGGCGGACCGGGGCGACGGCGGCTCTGTTCGTGCTGGAGGAGGGCCGTACGATGGCCGCCGCGACGGCGCCCGGCGAGTTGGAGGCCGTCCTGCCCGTGCGCAGCGGCATGACCTTTCCCTGGAACACCGCCGCCGGGAAGGTGCTCGTCGCCGGAGCGGGTAA
- a CDS encoding SDR family NAD(P)-dependent oxidoreductase, whose protein sequence is MPGVLQEKVAVITGGTSGIGLAIAHRFVREGARVFVTGRDIDRLEAAVKEMGAAATGVRSDVSVLADLDTLYARVREEAGRIDVLVANAGIVADAALGAHTEANVDRTLAVNVKGTLFTVQKALPLLAENASILVVGSSNSVRPNEQLEVYSASKAAVSNLVHNWARQSRERRFRVNVLSPGPTRTPGLLGAAGPDVDQFAEAVVPLGRLADVEEIAEAALFLASDASSFVTGAELFADGGYTRA, encoded by the coding sequence ATGCCAGGCGTGCTGCAGGAGAAGGTGGCCGTGATCACCGGAGGGACCAGCGGGATCGGGCTGGCCATCGCCCACCGCTTCGTCCGGGAGGGCGCACGGGTCTTCGTGACCGGCCGGGACATCGACCGCCTCGAAGCGGCAGTCAAGGAGATGGGTGCAGCGGCCACCGGCGTACGATCCGACGTCTCGGTCCTGGCCGACCTGGACACGCTCTACGCGCGAGTCCGCGAGGAGGCCGGACGCATCGACGTGCTGGTGGCCAACGCGGGTATCGTCGCGGACGCCGCGCTCGGCGCCCACACCGAGGCGAACGTCGACCGCACTCTCGCCGTCAACGTCAAGGGCACACTATTCACCGTCCAGAAGGCGCTTCCGCTGCTGGCGGAGAACGCCTCCATCCTGGTCGTCGGCTCGAGCAACAGCGTGCGGCCCAATGAGCAACTCGAGGTCTACAGCGCCTCGAAGGCGGCGGTGAGCAACCTCGTGCACAACTGGGCCCGGCAGTCACGGGAGCGCCGATTCCGGGTCAACGTGCTCAGCCCGGGACCCACGCGGACCCCTGGCCTGCTGGGCGCCGCGGGGCCGGACGTCGACCAGTTCGCCGAGGCCGTCGTGCCACTGGGGCGGCTGGCCGACGTCGAGGAAATCGCCGAGGCCGCCCTCTTCCTGGCTTCGGACGCCTCGTCGTTCGTCACCGGCGCCGAACTCTTCGCCGACGGCGGCTACACCCGGGCCTGA
- a CDS encoding MarR family winged helix-turn-helix transcriptional regulator: MSQEGVGVDLETSLGYLLKEASSALRAAMEEVLRPLGMSVTHYSCLELLAQRPGLSNSELARGAFVTRQTMNVLLQALERDGYVTRPAEAPVGKVLPTRLTPRGRRSLEKASAAVRSVEARMLAGLTETEQSEAFRILQRMIHSLREDNAGA; this comes from the coding sequence ATGAGTCAAGAAGGTGTCGGCGTCGACCTGGAGACGTCACTGGGCTACCTGCTCAAAGAAGCGTCGAGCGCGCTGCGCGCGGCCATGGAGGAAGTGCTGCGGCCGCTCGGGATGAGCGTGACGCACTACTCCTGCCTCGAGCTGCTGGCGCAACGACCGGGCTTGTCGAACTCCGAGCTCGCGCGGGGCGCGTTCGTGACACGGCAGACGATGAACGTGCTACTCCAGGCCCTGGAACGAGACGGCTACGTGACCAGGCCCGCGGAGGCACCCGTCGGGAAGGTGCTTCCCACGCGGCTCACGCCTCGCGGCCGACGAAGCCTTGAGAAGGCGAGCGCAGCCGTCCGGTCCGTCGAGGCCAGAATGCTGGCCGGCCTGACCGAGACCGAGCAGTCAGAGGCGTTCCGGATCCTGCAGAGGATGATCCATTCCCTGCGGGAGGACAACGCGGGTGCATAG
- a CDS encoding VOC family protein — MPATGPDFISLQVRDLDASQAFYEQYLGLVRSPAGPPHAVVFETKPIAFALRDVIPGTDLASVAQPGIGAAIWLHATDVQAIHDALVADGHTIVSAPIDGPFGRTFTFADPDGYQVTLHDRA; from the coding sequence ATGCCCGCCACCGGCCCCGACTTCATCTCGCTCCAAGTGCGCGACCTCGACGCTTCGCAGGCGTTCTACGAGCAGTACCTGGGCCTCGTCCGCTCGCCGGCCGGACCTCCGCACGCCGTCGTCTTCGAGACGAAGCCGATCGCGTTCGCACTCCGCGACGTCATTCCCGGCACCGACCTCGCATCCGTCGCTCAGCCCGGCATCGGTGCCGCGATCTGGCTCCACGCCACCGACGTCCAGGCCATCCACGATGCGCTCGTCGCCGACGGTCACACCATCGTCTCCGCACCGATCGACGGCCCCTTCGGTCGGACCTTCACCTTCGCCGACCCCGACGGCTACCAGGTCACGCTCCACGACCGCGCTTGA
- a CDS encoding aldo/keto reductase yields the protein MHTRTLGQGLQVSVIGLGCMGMSQSYGPNPGSRTDMIGVLRAAVDVGVTFFDTAEVYGPYVNEELVGEALSPVRDQVVPATKFGWRIENGTSTGLDSRPEQIRRVADASLRRLRTETIDLFYQHRVDPDVPIEEVAGAVGELVQAGKVRHFGLSEAAASTIRRAHAVHPLTAVQSEYSLWTRDPEPEVLPTLTELGIGFVPFSPLGKGFLTGTVDAATSFSDGDVRTTIPRFSETNRAANQALVDHVAALAQAKNASPGQVALAWLLAQHPSIVPIPGTRRIERVEENAAATHVALSADERADLDATASRLGVHGDRYNETHMGLVGK from the coding sequence ATGCACACCCGTACGTTGGGACAGGGGCTGCAGGTGTCGGTCATCGGCCTGGGCTGCATGGGCATGTCCCAGAGCTACGGCCCCAATCCGGGCAGTCGCACGGACATGATCGGCGTGCTGCGCGCCGCCGTCGACGTCGGCGTCACGTTCTTCGACACCGCAGAGGTCTACGGCCCCTACGTGAACGAGGAACTCGTAGGCGAGGCCCTGTCTCCGGTGCGGGACCAGGTCGTGCCGGCGACGAAGTTCGGCTGGCGCATCGAGAACGGCACGTCGACCGGCCTCGACAGCCGTCCCGAGCAGATCCGGCGTGTCGCCGACGCCTCGCTGCGCCGGCTGCGCACGGAGACGATCGACCTCTTCTACCAGCACCGGGTGGACCCGGACGTGCCGATCGAAGAGGTGGCAGGCGCCGTCGGTGAGCTGGTGCAGGCGGGCAAGGTGCGGCACTTCGGTCTGTCCGAGGCGGCGGCGTCCACGATCCGCCGGGCCCACGCGGTCCACCCGTTGACGGCCGTACAGAGCGAATACTCACTGTGGACCCGCGACCCCGAGCCCGAGGTCCTGCCGACACTGACCGAACTGGGCATCGGCTTCGTGCCGTTCAGCCCGCTCGGCAAGGGGTTCCTCACCGGCACCGTCGACGCCGCCACCTCCTTCTCCGACGGCGACGTCCGCACCACGATCCCCCGCTTCAGCGAGACCAACCGCGCCGCCAACCAGGCACTGGTCGACCACGTCGCCGCCCTGGCACAGGCAAAGAACGCCAGCCCGGGACAGGTGGCCCTGGCCTGGCTGCTCGCCCAGCACCCCTCGATCGTCCCGATCCCCGGCACCCGCCGTATCGAGCGGGTCGAGGAGAACGCCGCCGCCACACACGTTGCTCTCTCCGCCGACGAGCGGGCGGACCTGGACGCGACAGCAAGTCGCCTCGGTGTGCACGGTGACCGCTACAACGAGACCCACATGGGCCTGGTCGGCAAGTGA
- a CDS encoding glucose 1-dehydrogenase, producing the protein MNPQYDFAGQVALVTGAASGMGLAAARAFAEAGAAVVLADINQSAVEKAAKDLTDAGHQALGVACDVTDERQAAAMVERAVSAFGRLDMAFNNAGIQAPPCDAAEESAEEFDHVNAVNLRGVWAAQKHELRQMRTQGSGAIVNCSSLGGLVGLPQRAAYHASKHGVISLTKSAAVEYAAKGIRINAVCPGVIDTPMVADMLEGQAEAMAEIMKQQPIGRLGTAEEVAAAALWLCSDAAGFVVGVALPVDGGYTSL; encoded by the coding sequence GTGAATCCGCAGTACGACTTCGCGGGCCAGGTCGCGCTGGTCACCGGTGCGGCCTCCGGGATGGGCCTGGCCGCGGCCCGTGCCTTCGCCGAGGCCGGCGCCGCCGTCGTCCTGGCCGACATCAACCAGAGCGCCGTCGAGAAGGCTGCCAAGGACCTGACCGACGCCGGCCACCAGGCCCTCGGTGTCGCCTGCGACGTCACCGACGAACGTCAGGCAGCCGCGATGGTCGAACGCGCGGTGAGCGCCTTCGGTCGCCTGGACATGGCCTTCAACAACGCCGGCATCCAGGCCCCGCCGTGCGACGCCGCCGAGGAGAGCGCGGAGGAGTTCGACCACGTCAACGCCGTCAACCTCCGCGGCGTGTGGGCCGCGCAGAAGCACGAGCTGCGTCAGATGCGCACCCAGGGCTCCGGAGCGATCGTCAACTGCTCCTCCCTCGGCGGCCTGGTCGGTCTGCCCCAGCGTGCCGCGTACCACGCGTCCAAGCACGGGGTGATCAGCCTGACGAAGAGTGCCGCGGTCGAGTACGCCGCCAAGGGCATCCGTATCAACGCCGTGTGCCCCGGCGTCATCGACACCCCGATGGTCGCCGACATGCTCGAAGGCCAGGCCGAAGCCATGGCCGAGATCATGAAGCAGCAGCCCATCGGACGGCTCGGCACAGCCGAAGAAGTCGCCGCCGCCGCACTCTGGCTGTGCAGCGACGCCGCCGGCTTCGTCGTCGGCGTCGCGCTGCCCGTCGACGGCGGATACACGAGCCTATGA